From the Pomacea canaliculata isolate SZHN2017 linkage group LG4, ASM307304v1, whole genome shotgun sequence genome, one window contains:
- the LOC112562846 gene encoding uncharacterized protein LOC112562846, with protein MTLVLLLLVAAVSTVHGQDKPTARLSMSINRDPPLTKGGNMTIVCSVATILTPWREMSSMDMTPQPEQPLLSAKKGQGKDYRRTFHNSARLASSLELGIHPLRVTLLKYPVTEDDTVRQVPVGEYLVNPMEPSLALQRVPPVQLDWHDTEKRSPVPTYSLTAHFPDLDCSDEGEFQCKATIQHYDDYKQLVIPAESDCVHRSSSEVAGV; from the exons ATGACTCTAGTGTTGTTACTTCTCGTGGCCGCCGTCTCCACGGTCCACGGCCAAGACAAACCGACGGCACGGCTTTCCATGAGTATTAATCGCGACCCTCCGCTCACAAAGGGAGGGAACATGACCATCGTCTGCTCAGTGGCGACGATACTAACCCCATGGAGAGAAATGTCGAGCATGGATATGACGCCACAACCCGAGCAACCTCTACTATCGGCGAAGAAAGGTCAAGGCAAGGACTATCGTAGGACGTTCCACAACTCTGCCAG ATTGGCATCGAGCTTGGAGCTTGGGATACACCCCTTGAGGGTGACCCTGCTCAAGTATCCAGTGACAGAGGACGACACAGTTCGCCAGGTGCCTGTGGGCGAGTACCTCGTGAACCCGATGGAACCCTCCCTGGCGCTGCAGCGCGTGCCACCTGTGCAGCTCGACTGGCATGACACGGAGAAGCGCTCTCCCGTGCCCACCTACTCCCTGACAGCGCACTTCCCAGACCTCGACTGCTCGGACGAAGGCGAATTCCAGTGTAAGGCCACCATCCAACACTACGACGACTACAAGCAACTGGTCATTCCAGCGGAGTCG GACTGCGTTCATCGGTCTTCGTCGGAAGTTGCCGGAGTTTAG